A section of the Oryza sativa Japonica Group chromosome 1, ASM3414082v1 genome encodes:
- the LOC4326593 gene encoding uncharacterized protein, translated as MALSLSTSFLPTQAAAAATRTTLRSLVPSQRMRCSMRKKGLHPEIYEDAKVYCNGELVLVTGGTKPEYTVDVWSGNHPYYVGDTSAMVVMDSQIEKFRKKWGHIKEYWPEDQWREMHPDGDPEFDPEEEGSAGAS; from the exons ATggcgctctccctctccacctcctTCCTCCCGACCcaagccgccgcggcggccacgaGGACCACCCTCCGCTCCCTCGTCCCCTCCCAG AGGATGCGGTGCTCGATGCGGAAGAAGGGGCTGCACCCGGAGATCTACGAGGACGCGAAGGTGTACTGCAACGGGGAGCTGGTGCTGGTGACGGGGGGAACCAAGCCGGAGTACACGGTGGACGTGTGGTCGGGGAACCACCCCTACTACGTCGGCGACACGTCGGCGATGGTCGTCATGGACAGCCAGATCGAGAAGTTCCGCAAGAAGTGGGGCCACATCAAGGAGTACTGGCCCGAGGACCAGTGGAGGGAGATGCACCCCGACGGCGACCCGGAGTTCGAcccggaggaggagggatccGCCGGCGCCAGCTGA